Proteins from a single region of Paenibacillus sp. BIHB 4019:
- a CDS encoding ABC transporter substrate-binding protein, with translation MKKQTSFLVSILLGISLLVSACGNNTDNTATGSGKGSVDSDKKTVELTMAYLNLGNAADVQLVEDEINKITSVKINTTVHLMPIDIAAWQQQTNLLLAGNEKLDLIVSSSFFGYSSQVAKGQLIALDELLEKNGPDIQKVMEPELYNSTRINGKNYGVPSLKDSAQDFGMVMRKDLIDKYNIDLTAVKTWDDLEEKVLKVIKENEPEIVPLAASQSSTPAYSIYMPLVDHLGDRLGVISFDDQELKVQNLYEMDLYRDTINRVRDWYKAGYILKDAATTQETPPNMVKANKALGYLSNMKPEFEKQESKLTGYEMVGVRLSDVVMHSNAGNGWMMSIARNSEQPERSMEFMNLLYTDAEIMNLLTLGIEGTHYVKNEDGTVRVPDGVTETGYLFNQWEIGNNFMTHVWEGTAPDIWEQTKAFNQAAKISPALGFTFDQSPIKTEVAAVTNVENQYRVGFETGTLDPAMLEQFIKALKAAGIDKIIAEKQKQLDEWAAANGK, from the coding sequence ATGAAAAAACAAACCAGTTTTCTAGTATCGATTTTATTAGGCATTAGCTTGTTGGTTTCCGCTTGCGGAAACAACACCGACAACACAGCTACAGGATCTGGGAAGGGCAGCGTGGATTCCGACAAAAAAACGGTTGAGCTTACAATGGCTTACCTGAATTTGGGCAACGCTGCGGATGTTCAACTTGTAGAGGATGAAATTAATAAAATTACTTCCGTTAAAATCAATACAACCGTTCATTTGATGCCTATCGACATCGCAGCGTGGCAGCAGCAGACCAATCTTCTGTTGGCCGGAAATGAAAAGCTTGATTTGATCGTATCCTCGTCTTTTTTCGGTTACAGCAGCCAGGTAGCCAAAGGGCAGCTGATTGCCTTGGACGAGCTGTTGGAGAAAAACGGACCCGATATCCAAAAGGTTATGGAACCGGAGCTTTATAACAGCACCCGCATCAATGGGAAGAATTACGGTGTGCCGAGCCTTAAAGACTCTGCACAAGATTTTGGTATGGTCATGCGCAAAGATTTGATAGACAAATACAATATCGATTTGACAGCCGTAAAGACGTGGGATGATCTGGAGGAGAAGGTTCTTAAAGTCATCAAAGAAAATGAACCGGAAATCGTTCCATTGGCCGCTTCGCAATCTTCAACGCCTGCCTATTCCATCTATATGCCGCTTGTTGATCACCTAGGAGATCGACTTGGCGTCATTTCATTCGACGATCAGGAGTTAAAGGTGCAAAATCTTTATGAAATGGATTTATATAGGGATACGATAAATAGGGTAAGAGACTGGTATAAGGCAGGCTATATTTTGAAAGATGCAGCAACGACGCAGGAGACGCCTCCTAATATGGTGAAAGCGAATAAAGCACTCGGCTATTTGAGCAACATGAAACCCGAGTTTGAAAAACAGGAATCGAAGCTGACGGGTTATGAAATGGTTGGCGTCCGTTTAAGCGATGTCGTCATGCATTCCAATGCAGGGAACGGCTGGATGATGTCTATCGCGCGCAATAGCGAACAGCCCGAGCGGTCGATGGAATTTATGAATTTGTTATATACGGATGCGGAGATCATGAACTTGCTGACGCTTGGAATCGAAGGAACCCATTATGTTAAAAATGAAGATGGTACGGTACGAGTGCCTGACGGAGTTACTGAAACGGGTTATTTGTTCAATCAATGGGAGATTGGCAACAACTTCATGACCCATGTTTGGGAAGGAACCGCTCCTGACATATGGGAACAGACGAAAGCTTTTAACCAAGCCGCCAAAATTTCTCCGGCGCTCGGTTTCACTTTCGATCAATCTCCTATAAAAACGGAGGTTGCTGCTGTCACGAATGTGGAAAACCAATACCGCGTCGGTTTCGAAACGGGAACGCTGGACCCTGCCATGCTGGAACAGTTCATTAAAGCTTTGAAAGCGGCTGGCATTGATAAAATTATTGCCGAGAAGCAAAAGCAATTGGACGAATGGGCCGCAGCTAACGGCAAATAA
- a CDS encoding carbohydrate ABC transporter permease, with translation MKNNQLNQFAVHLVFILTAVACLFPFLLLLVSSFTQEQSLVRDGYSLFPSQLSLDAYQYLWKQSASIGRSYGITILITVVGTAVGLLISSLLAYPLSRKDLPFKGFLSFAVFFTLLFNGGLVPTYLIYTEIFNIKDTLWALIIPLLLTNGFYILLIRTFFSNSIPVAIIESAYIDGASEFKIFYQIVMPLSLPILATIGLMLGIGYWNDWFNGLIYITDDKLYSLQNLLNRMLQNIQFLQQMNLGGRQNSAGALPMNTVRMAMAVIGIVPIILAYPFFQKFFVKGLTIGAVKG, from the coding sequence ATGAAAAACAATCAGCTCAATCAATTTGCTGTACACCTTGTATTTATACTAACGGCAGTGGCGTGTCTGTTTCCTTTTTTGCTGCTGCTCGTGTCGTCTTTCACGCAAGAGCAATCGCTGGTCCGAGATGGATATAGCCTCTTTCCCAGCCAGCTCAGCCTGGATGCCTATCAATATCTCTGGAAGCAATCCGCATCCATCGGCCGCTCGTATGGGATTACCATATTAATAACGGTTGTTGGCACCGCGGTTGGCTTGTTGATCTCCTCTTTGCTGGCGTATCCATTATCGCGCAAAGATTTGCCATTCAAAGGATTTTTGTCCTTTGCCGTTTTTTTCACCTTGTTGTTTAATGGCGGGCTTGTGCCGACATATTTGATTTATACGGAAATTTTTAATATCAAGGATACGTTGTGGGCTTTGATCATACCGCTCCTTTTGACCAATGGATTTTATATTTTGCTGATTCGGACTTTTTTCAGCAACTCGATTCCTGTCGCAATCATTGAGTCTGCTTATATCGATGGCGCGTCGGAGTTTAAAATTTTCTATCAAATCGTTATGCCTCTTTCTTTGCCTATTCTTGCTACTATCGGACTTATGCTAGGAATCGGCTATTGGAATGACTGGTTTAACGGGCTGATTTATATTACCGATGACAAGCTGTACAGCTTGCAAAATCTGCTGAATCGAATGCTTCAAAACATTCAATTTTTACAGCAGATGAATCTTGGCGGAAGGCAGAATTCTGCGGGAGCGCTTCCGATGAATACCGTTCGCATGGCAATGGCTGTTATAGGCATCGTGCCGATCATTTTAGCATACCCGTTCTTCCAGAAGTTTTTCGTTAAAGGACTGACTATTGGTGCAGTCAAAGGATAG